A window from Candidatus Gracilibacteria bacterium encodes these proteins:
- a CDS encoding AbrB/MazE/SpoVT family DNA-binding domain-containing protein produces the protein MSKILQATSRGQVTLPKAWRDQYKTQYFVSEVQGAALLIKPLMQEDFGDSVESAWADYKKGNYVASEELMKKYGL, from the coding sequence ATGTCTAAAATCCTTCAAGCAACGAGCCGTGGGCAAGTGACGCTTCCCAAGGCGTGGAGAGATCAATACAAGACTCAGTACTTTGTTTCCGAAGTTCAAGGGGCTGCTTTGCTTATAAAGCCCTTGATGCAAGAAGATTTTGGAGACTCTGTAGAATCTGCTTGGGCTGACTATAAAAAAGGAAATTATGTCGCTAGCGAGGAGTTAATGAAAAAGTATGGATTATAA